One Thermus antranikianii DSM 12462 DNA segment encodes these proteins:
- a CDS encoding PAS domain S-box protein, whose protein sequence is MKISPSRVVFIFSLFALLWILVGDRFLHLTAQDLATLTRQHSIKESIFAVLSILLVYLLAKAQEYTETQRRKALEASEKRFRALVENSRELIYILDAEGYMRYASPNVAHVLGYDPLGYTRERIPILSFVHPEDRLYAEAALEDLVRHPGTTQEYSLRILDHQGGVRYVRVWGRNLLNDPAVQGIVLNIRDETEEVRLKKDLEAQYHLFRDLLETLPGVPWQILVTPGEDPLRAPILYLGPQAARSGYGLEALLRDPGLYLKHVHPEDLDLLAEAFHRAIAQPGTVQEVTFRFFLDPNDPSQWRWLKHSLYYDEEARHLTGYTQDVTEEKARERALRESEALFRTLAETAPALILMWQEERLTFANEEAVRLTGYTREELASRPIWEFVHPADRNLVRERGLARLRGENPPSRYTFRILTKEGEVRWLDYSAARVEIGGKPAIMGVGLDITEAKERELALEAFAQVSVALRQSEDLKEMMEAALEATLKSLEAPVGSILLYDADTCRLEEAASRGWLKEIPTPDTLAEEGLVARAFRGEVVVSQDLKHDPRVHPGVQPLVPEGWSGVVAPLLAGKESVGALTVAWPHPRTPTPAEVERVLLLAEAIGNAVRRASLRRKLARRVEQLEALRAVDQAIAASLDLDPTLEVFFNQVMRLPLDAAALFLYNPREKTLELRGLRGFYTPMKGVPHRLLLGQGHIGQAALSGETVFVPDLTQDPGADAQFTLREGLVAEKAYPLFAKGRLLGVLAVFTRRPWDLSPEEEEFLEALIGQGAVALDNALTFQELLKSQRELEAAYDLTLWGWAKAVELRDQETAGHTERVTELTLRLARALGVPEEDLEHIRRGAILHDVGKIGIPDSILLKPGPLTEEEWAVMKKHPVYAYEWLSGIPFLKKALEIPYCHHERWDGSGYPRGLKGLEIPLSARIFAVVDVYDALTSDRPYRKAWPREKALAYIQEQAGKQFDPEVVEAFLRLVAGEEPPLP, encoded by the coding sequence ATGAAGATCAGCCCATCCAGGGTTGTTTTCATCTTTAGCCTCTTCGCCCTCCTCTGGATCCTCGTGGGCGACCGATTCTTGCACCTCACAGCCCAGGACCTCGCCACGCTGACCCGGCAGCACTCCATCAAGGAAAGCATCTTCGCCGTTCTCTCCATCCTCCTGGTCTACCTCCTGGCCAAGGCCCAGGAGTACACGGAAACGCAGAGGCGGAAGGCCCTGGAGGCCTCAGAGAAGCGCTTCAGGGCCCTGGTGGAAAACAGCCGCGAACTCATCTACATCCTTGATGCGGAAGGGTACATGCGCTATGCCTCCCCCAACGTGGCCCATGTGCTGGGGTATGACCCCCTTGGGTACACCCGGGAGCGGATCCCCATCCTCTCCTTCGTCCACCCCGAGGACCGCCTCTACGCCGAGGCAGCCTTGGAAGACCTCGTCCGCCACCCCGGGACCACCCAAGAATACAGCCTTCGCATCTTGGACCACCAGGGTGGGGTACGGTACGTACGGGTCTGGGGGAGAAACCTCCTAAATGACCCTGCGGTCCAGGGCATTGTCCTGAACATCCGGGACGAAACCGAGGAGGTCCGGCTCAAAAAGGACCTGGAAGCCCAGTACCACCTCTTCAGGGACCTCTTGGAAACCCTGCCCGGCGTTCCCTGGCAGATCCTCGTAACGCCGGGCGAGGACCCCCTTCGCGCCCCTATTCTCTACCTTGGGCCCCAAGCTGCACGCTCTGGTTATGGCTTGGAAGCGCTTCTGCGAGATCCGGGGCTTTACTTAAAGCATGTCCACCCTGAGGACCTGGACCTTCTAGCGGAAGCCTTCCACAGGGCCATTGCCCAGCCGGGCACCGTGCAGGAGGTAACCTTCCGCTTCTTCCTGGATCCAAACGACCCGAGCCAGTGGCGCTGGCTCAAGCATAGTCTGTACTACGACGAAGAAGCCCGACACCTCACCGGATACACGCAGGATGTCACCGAAGAAAAGGCCCGGGAACGAGCCCTAAGGGAATCCGAGGCCCTCTTCCGCACCTTGGCGGAAACCGCCCCCGCTCTCATCCTCATGTGGCAGGAGGAGCGCCTCACCTTCGCCAACGAGGAAGCCGTTCGCCTCACCGGTTACACCCGGGAGGAACTCGCAAGCCGCCCCATCTGGGAATTCGTCCACCCCGCAGACCGCAACCTGGTGCGGGAGCGGGGCCTCGCCCGCCTCCGCGGGGAAAACCCCCCAAGCCGCTACACCTTCCGCATCCTCACCAAAGAAGGGGAGGTGCGCTGGCTGGACTACTCCGCTGCCCGGGTGGAAATTGGCGGCAAGCCCGCCATCATGGGGGTGGGCCTGGACATCACGGAGGCCAAGGAACGGGAGCTGGCCCTCGAGGCCTTCGCCCAGGTGAGCGTGGCCCTCCGGCAAAGCGAGGACCTAAAGGAGATGATGGAGGCCGCCCTAGAGGCCACCCTTAAGTCCCTGGAAGCCCCGGTGGGGAGCATCCTCCTCTACGATGCCGACACATGCCGCCTGGAGGAAGCCGCAAGCCGGGGCTGGCTCAAGGAGATCCCCACCCCGGATACCCTTGCCGAAGAGGGCCTGGTGGCCCGGGCCTTCCGGGGAGAGGTGGTGGTGAGCCAGGACCTAAAGCACGATCCCCGGGTACACCCCGGGGTCCAGCCCTTGGTCCCGGAAGGATGGAGCGGGGTGGTGGCCCCCCTCCTGGCGGGAAAAGAATCCGTGGGAGCCCTCACCGTGGCCTGGCCCCATCCCCGCACCCCCACCCCCGCCGAGGTGGAACGGGTCCTTCTCCTGGCCGAGGCCATAGGCAACGCCGTGCGTCGGGCCAGCCTACGGCGCAAGCTGGCCCGGCGGGTGGAGCAGCTGGAAGCCTTGAGGGCCGTGGACCAGGCCATCGCAGCCTCCTTGGACCTGGACCCCACCCTGGAGGTCTTCTTCAACCAGGTGATGCGCCTTCCCCTGGATGCCGCGGCCCTCTTCCTCTATAACCCCCGGGAAAAAACCCTGGAGCTACGGGGCCTTAGGGGGTTCTACACCCCCATGAAAGGCGTTCCGCACCGCCTTCTCCTGGGCCAGGGGCATATCGGGCAAGCGGCCCTTTCCGGCGAGACCGTCTTCGTCCCCGACCTGACCCAAGACCCTGGGGCCGACGCCCAGTTCACCCTGAGGGAAGGGTTGGTGGCGGAAAAGGCCTACCCCCTCTTCGCCAAAGGACGGCTCCTTGGCGTCCTGGCTGTTTTTACCCGGAGGCCCTGGGATCTTTCCCCCGAGGAGGAGGAGTTCCTGGAAGCCCTGATCGGCCAGGGAGCCGTGGCCCTGGACAACGCCCTCACCTTCCAGGAGCTTTTGAAAAGCCAGCGGGAGCTGGAGGCCGCCTACGACCTCACCCTATGGGGCTGGGCCAAGGCGGTGGAGCTAAGGGACCAGGAAACCGCGGGCCACACCGAACGGGTCACGGAGCTCACCCTGCGCCTGGCCCGGGCCTTGGGGGTACCGGAGGAAGATCTGGAGCACATCCGGCGTGGGGCCATCCTCCACGATGTGGGCAAAATCGGCATCCCCGACAGCATCCTTCTAAAGCCTGGCCCCCTCACCGAGGAGGAGTGGGCCGTTATGAAGAAGCACCCCGTCTACGCCTACGAGTGGCTTTCCGGCATCCCCTTCCTCAAGAAGGCCCTGGAGATCCCCTACTGCCACCACGAGCGCTGGGATGGCTCCGGCTATCCCAGGGGGCTAAAGGGCCTGGAGATTCCCCTTTCCGCCCGCATCTTCGCCGTGGTGGACGTGTACGACGCCCTTACCTCCGACCGCCCCTACCGGAAGGCCTGGCCCCGGGAGAAGGCCTTAGCCTACATCCAGGAGCAAGCCGGAAAGCAGTTTGATCCCGAGGTGGTGGAAGCCTTCCTGCGGCTGGTAGCTGGGGAGGAACCTCCTCTTCCCTAG
- a CDS encoding metal-sulfur cluster assembly factor — protein sequence MNPLEEQAWNLLRTVYDPELGLDVVNLGLVYELKVEPPRAYVRMTLTTPGCPLHDSMGEAVRQALSRIPGVEAVEVELTFDPPWTPARLSEEARRLLGWI from the coding sequence ATGAACCCTTTGGAGGAACAGGCATGGAACCTCTTGCGGACGGTTTATGACCCAGAGCTGGGCCTGGATGTGGTCAACCTGGGGCTTGTCTACGAGCTAAAGGTGGAACCCCCCAGGGCCTACGTGCGCATGACCCTCACCACCCCGGGCTGCCCCCTGCACGACAGCATGGGGGAGGCGGTGCGCCAGGCCTTGAGCCGCATCCCGGGCGTAGAGGCGGTGGAGGTGGAACTCACCTTTGACCCCCCTTGGACCCCTGCCCGGCTTTCCGAGGAGGCCAGGAGGCTTCTGGGCTGGATCTAG
- a CDS encoding protoglobin domain-containing protein: MKQVSSRPEEALVLDLPPLPEEVFADLLAFGGLGEEEKRAMRLDAERLLEEAASFVAGVYDHLSRHPGTARALGWEGRVPEEELYTRRAFFSAWLARTIGVDTSAEFAREVYRAGLWHGGLGPKGALIPPEYVGLSFAQVGRYVAERVRDVRPWLVYLSAQEEVMRKGFDAALALREGKVAVRFQALGLAHPALPRPLALRAGSVEEALFKAFAVNPALRDLALEVLAAEEEVGLWLEPKTLWRLRPRWTVLLNGRDVRYLEGLATPLREGDLLTLLPPGR, translated from the coding sequence ATGAAGCAGGTGTCCTCACGGCCTGAGGAAGCCCTTGTTCTGGATCTTCCGCCCTTGCCCGAGGAGGTCTTTGCCGACCTTCTCGCCTTTGGCGGGCTTGGGGAGGAGGAGAAGAGGGCCATGCGCCTGGATGCGGAAAGGCTCCTTGAGGAAGCGGCTTCCTTTGTGGCTGGGGTTTACGACCACCTAAGCCGCCACCCCGGCACCGCCCGGGCCCTGGGCTGGGAGGGAAGGGTGCCGGAGGAGGAGCTTTACACAAGGCGGGCCTTTTTCTCCGCCTGGCTGGCCCGCACCATCGGGGTGGACACCTCGGCGGAGTTCGCCCGGGAGGTGTACCGGGCGGGGCTCTGGCACGGGGGCTTGGGCCCCAAGGGGGCCTTGATCCCCCCTGAGTACGTGGGGCTTTCCTTCGCCCAGGTGGGGCGGTATGTGGCGGAGAGGGTGCGGGACGTGCGCCCCTGGCTCGTCTACCTTTCCGCCCAGGAGGAGGTGATGCGGAAGGGGTTTGACGCCGCCCTTGCCCTTAGGGAGGGGAAGGTGGCGGTGCGCTTTCAGGCCTTGGGCCTGGCCCACCCCGCCTTGCCCAGGCCCCTCGCCTTGCGGGCGGGAAGCGTGGAGGAAGCTCTCTTCAAGGCTTTTGCCGTGAACCCTGCCCTAAGGGACCTCGCCCTCGAGGTCCTGGCCGCCGAGGAGGAGGTGGGGCTTTGGCTGGAGCCCAAGACCCTCTGGCGGCTCAGGCCCCGCTGGACGGTGCTTCTCAACGGCCGGGATGTGCGCTACCTCGAGGGCCTGGCTACCCCTTTGCGGGAAGGGGACCTCCTCACCCTTCTGCCCCCGGGCCGCTGA